The Chrysemys picta bellii isolate R12L10 chromosome 5, ASM1138683v2, whole genome shotgun sequence genome includes a window with the following:
- the LOC135983530 gene encoding growth-regulated alpha protein-like isoform X2, with translation MSRPGPRGDKSGCGALRRLRAEPSPDPQHQPPPPARTMSRPRSFAPGSPLLLLLLLLLACAALCRGAPMAGELRCQCLQTETAVIHPKRIAYVELIPEGPHCGVPEVIQSTKL, from the exons ATGTCCCGGCCGGGTCCCCGCGGGGATAAAAGCGGCTGCGGGGCGCTGCGGAGGCTCAGAGCTGAGCcgagcccagatccccagcacCAGCCTCCGCCGCCAGCCCGGACCATGAGCCGCCCCCGGAGCTTCGCCCCCggcagccccctgctgctgctgctgctgctgctgctggcctgcgCCGCGCTGTGCCGGG gTGCCCCCATGGCCGGCGAGCTGCGGTGCCAGTGCCTGCAGACCGAGACGGCGGTGATCCACCCCAAGCGCATCGCCTACGTGGAGCTGATCCCCGAGGGGCCCCACTGCGGGGTGCCAGAAGTCAT
- the LOC135983530 gene encoding growth-regulated alpha protein-like isoform X1, producing the protein MSRPGPRGDKSGCGALRRLRAEPSPDPQHQPPPPARTMSRPRSFAPGSPLLLLLLLLLACAALCRGAPMAGELRCQCLQTETAVIHPKRIAYVELIPEGPHCGVPEVIATTTHGKKVCLDPTARWVKIVINKILNSQSTKL; encoded by the exons ATGTCCCGGCCGGGTCCCCGCGGGGATAAAAGCGGCTGCGGGGCGCTGCGGAGGCTCAGAGCTGAGCcgagcccagatccccagcacCAGCCTCCGCCGCCAGCCCGGACCATGAGCCGCCCCCGGAGCTTCGCCCCCggcagccccctgctgctgctgctgctgctgctgctggcctgcgCCGCGCTGTGCCGGG gTGCCCCCATGGCCGGCGAGCTGCGGTGCCAGTGCCTGCAGACCGAGACGGCGGTGATCCACCCCAAGCGCATCGCCTACGTGGAGCTGATCCCCGAGGGGCCCCACTGCGGGGTGCCAGAAGTCAT AGCCACCACGACACACGGCAAGAAAGTCTGTCTGGATCCCACCGCGCGCTGGGTCAAAATTGTCATTAACAAGATCCTGAACAG